One segment of Buteo buteo chromosome 6, bButBut1.hap1.1, whole genome shotgun sequence DNA contains the following:
- the MADD gene encoding MAP kinase-activating death domain protein isoform X4: MVQKKKICPRLLDYLVIIGARQPSSDSVAQTPELLRRYPLEDHVDFPLPPDVVFFCQPEGCLSVRQKRMSFRDDTSFVFTLTDKDTGVIRYGICVNFYRSFQKRVPKEKGESTGAHRAREGQKIPKSGDASAPQEEVGTESSEGGSSLQAPSTESTPDVTRSPRSKRLAKGSHRSRNSTLTSLCILSHYPFFSTFRECLYTLKRLVDCCSERLLGKKLGIPRGVQRDTTWRIFTGSLLVEEKSSALLHDLREIEAWIYRLLRSPMPVAGQKRVDVEVLPHELQPALTFALPDPSRFTLVDFPLHLPLELLGVDACLQVLTCILLEHKVVLQSRDYNALSMSVMAFVAMIYPLEYMFPVIPLLPTCMASAEQLLLAPTPYIIGVPASFFLYKLDFKMPDDVWLIDLDTNRVIVPTNAESLPALPEPEASELKKHLKQCLVSMTAITQKQLLTPDNKALASMSLNTQPILNLEKFHEGQEVPLLLGRPQNDLQSTPSTEFNPLIYGNDVDSVDVATRVAMVRFFNSPNVLQGFQMHTRTLRLFPRPVVAFQANSFLASRPKQTPFADKLSRTQAVEYFGEWSLNPTNYAFQRIHNNMFDPALIGDKPKWYAHQLQPIHYRVYDSNSQLAEALNVPAEKETDSDPTDDSGSDSVDYDDSSSSYSSLGDFVSEMMKCDINGDTPNVDPLTHAALGDASEVEFDDFQEYSGDLDEQAMDSENSQENNQPRSSSSTTASSSPSTVIHGVNHLYVTQISEQINDLTGPQESADSAEMEEKLVAGFSNHLPSLPLQPSFPKISLDRHESDSTAGSMSSSEGVVRKREYDNPYFEPQYGFPTEDEDDEQEESYTPRFNQNLNGSRSQKLLRPNSLKLANDSDADSDSRASSPNSTVSNNSSEGFGGIMSFASSLYRNHSTSFSLSNLALPTKVGRDKNTPFPSLKGNRRALVDQKSSVIKHSPTVKRESPSPQGRTSNSSENQQFLKEVVHNVLDGQGVGWLNMKRVRRLLESEQLRVFVLSKLNRTIQSEEDARQDVIQDVEISRKVYKGMLDLLKCTVLSLEQSYANAGLGGMASVFGLLEIAHTHYYNKEPEKRKRSPTDGSITPVGKDPASSPRVEPKPAMQLPVPQLMSKAPSPAGKGPREFDTRSLKEENFIASIGPEGVKHFDLGETDEKKSQISADSGLSLASGSQKSDFDSIPSGGPTVMVRSTSQDSEVSTVVSNSSGETLGADSDLSSNAGDGLSVENGGNLTGSRGTVSDSEIETNSATSSIFAKSHNLKQSVKDSKGGTPGRGPEDGNQRVYLYEGLLGKERSTLWDQMQFWEDAFLDAVMLEREGMGMDQGPQEMIDRYLSLGEHDRKRLEDDEDRLLATLLHNMIAYMLMIKVNKNDIRKKVRRLMGKSHIGLVHSQQINDILDKLANLNGRDLPVRPSGSRHIKKQTFVVHAGTDTTGDIFFMEVCDDCIVLRSNIGTVYERWWYEKLINMTYCPKTKVLCLWRRNGQETQLNKFYTKKCRELYYCVKDSMERAAARQQSIKPGPELGGEFPVQDMKTGEGGLLQVTLEGINLKFMHSQVFIELNHIKKCNTVRGVFVLEEFVPETKEVVSHKYKTPMAHEICYSVLCLFSYVAAIRGKEAENKSKPPRPVSS, encoded by the exons ATggtgcagaaaaagaaaatctgcccTCGGTTACTCGACTATCTTGTGATCATTGGAGCCAG gCAGCCGAGTAGTGATAGTGTTGCTCAGACTCCTGAACTGCTGCGACGTTACCCTCTGGAAGACCATGTGGACTTTCCTCTACCACCTGATGTTGTATTCTTCTGCCAGCCTGAAGGATGCCTGAGTGTGCGGCAAAAACGCATGAGCTTCCGTGATGACACTTCCTTTGTCTTCACACTCACAGACAAGGATACAGGTGTCATTCGCTATGGAATCTGTGTCAACTTCTACCGCTCCTTCCAGAAGCGAGTACccaaggagaagggagaaagcacAGGGGCGCATCGAGCTCGGGAGGGAcagaaaatccccaaatccGGGGATGCATCTGCACCCCAAGAGGAAGTGGGCACTGAGAGTTCGGAGGGTGGTTCTTCACTGCAGGCTCCAAGTACAGAGTCTACCCCAGATGTGACTCGATCACCACGCAGTAAGCGGCTGGCCAAAGGCAGCCATCGCTCTCGGAACAGCACTCTGACTTCTCTGTGCATCCTTAGTCATTATCCCTTCTTTTCCACCTTTCGTGAGTGTCTGTACACCCTCAAGAGACTTGTGGACTGCTGTAGTGAGAGATTGTTGGGCAAGAAGTTGGGGATTCCTCGTGGGGTGCAGAG GGATACAACGTGGCGGATTTTCACAGGCTCCCTCCTGGTGGAAGAAAAGTCGAGTGCATTGCTACACGACTTGCGGGAGATTGAGGCCTGGATATACCGGCTGCTCCGTTCACCGATGCCTGTTGCTGGTCAGAAGCGGGTGGATGTGGAAGTCTTGCCACATGAGTTGCAGCCAGCTTTGACCTTTGCTCTTCCTGATCCATCCCGCTTCACCTTGGTGGATTTTCCATTACATCTGCCTTTGGAGTTGTTGGGAGTGGATGCCTGCCTGCAGGTGCTGACCTGCATCCTTCTCGAGCACAAG GTTGTATTGCAGTCCCGAGATTATAATGCACTCTCAATGTCTGTGATGGCCTTTGTGGCTATGATCTACCCATTAGAGTACATGTTCCCAGTGATCCCTCTGCTTCCCACCTGCATGGCCTCTGCAGAACAG TTGCTTCTAGCCCCTACACCTTATATCATTGGTGTTCCAGCAAGTTTCTTCCTTTACaaactggattttaaaatgCCTGATGATGTATGGCTTATTGACCTGGATACCAATAGG GTGATTGTTCCCACAAATGCAGAATCTTTGCCAGCACTGCCAGAACCAGAAGCTTCAGAGCTGAAGAAGCATCTGAAACAG TGTCTGGTTAGCATGACTGCAATCACTCAGAAACAGCTGCTCACTCCTGACAACAAg GCACTGGCCAGCATGAGTCTGAATACTCAGCCCATTCTTAATCTAGAGAAGTTCCACGAGGGGCAGGAGGTGCCACTGCTACTGGGAAGACCGCAGAATGATTTGCAGTCTACTCCCTCCACAGAATTCAACCCTCTGATCTATGGGAATGATGTGGACTCTGTAGATGTGGCTACCAG ggTTGCTATGGTGAGATTCTTCAACTCACCAAACGTTTTGCAAGGTTTCCAGATGCATACTCGCACTCTTCGTCTCTTCCCGCGACCAGTGGTGGCCTTCCAGGCAAATTCTTTTCTTGCCTCTAGGCCAAAGCAGACACCTTTTGCAGATAAGCTTTCCAGGACACAGGCAGTAGAATACTTTGGAGAATGGTCACTCAACCCTACTAACTATGCTTTCCAAAGAATTCATAACA ACATGTTTGACCCAGCACTGATTGGTGACAAACCAAAGTGGTATGCTCACCAGCTGCAGCCCATCCACTATCGTGTCTATGACAGTAATTCACAGCTGGCTGAAGCACTGAATgtcccagcagagaaagaaacagattcTGATCCCACTGATGACAG TGGCAGTGACAGTGTCGACTATGATGACTCAAGTTCCTCCTACTCCTCCCTTGGTGACTTTGTCAGTGAGATGATGAAATGTGACATTAATGGCGATACCCCAA ATGTTGACCCCCTGACTCACGCAGCTCTTGGTGATGCTAGTGAAGTGGAATTTGATGATTTTCAAGAATACTCAGGGGATCTGGATGAACAGGCCATGGACAGTGAAAACTCCCAAGAGAACAACCAGCCTCGTTCAAGTTCCAGTACTACAGCCAGTAGCAGCCCCAGCACTGTCATCCATGGAGTGAATCAT TTGTATGTAACACAAATTAGCGAACAGATCAATGATTTGACTGGTCCACAGGAGTCAGCAGATtcagcagaaatggaagagaagtTGGTTGCTGGATTTTCAAACCATCTCCCTTCCTTGCCACTACAACCAAGCTTTCCCAAGATAAGCTTGGACCGCCATGAGAGTGACAGCACAGCTGGCAGCATGAGCTCCTCAGAAGGGGTGGTGAGGAAGAGAGAGTATGATAATCCGTACTTTGAACCACAGTATGGTTTTCCTACGGAGGATGAAGATGATGAGCAGGAAGAGAGCTACACCCCAAGATTTAACCAGAATCTCAATGGAAGCAG gtCTCAGAAGTTACTCCGTCCAAACAGTTTAAAACTGGCCAATGATTCTGATGCAGACTCAGATTCCAGGGCCAGCTCCCCAAACTCTACTGTCTCCAACAACAGCAGTGAAGGTTTTGGGGGCATCATGTCTTTTGCAA GCAGCCTGTACAGAAACCACAGCACAAGCTTCAGTCTGTCCAACTTAGCCCTACCAACCAAAGTTGGGAGAGACAAGAATACTCCCTTTCCTAGCCTGAAAG GAAACAGACGAGCCCTTGTGGATCAAAAGTCTTCAGTCATTAAGCACAGCCCGACAGTGAAGAGAGAATCTCCATCACCTCAGGGACGAACTAGCAATTCCAG TGAGAACCAGCAGTTCCTGAAGGAGGTGGTACACAATGTTCTCGATGGGCAAGGTGTTGGCTGGCTGAATATGAAAAGAGTCCGACGTCTGCTGGAGAGCGAGCAGCTCCGTGTCTTTGTACTAAGCAAGCTGAATCGCACAATCCAGTCAGAAGAAGATGCTCGGCAGGATGTCATACAGGATGTG GAGATCAGCCGCAAGGTTTATAAAGGCATGCTGGACTTGCTGAAGTGCACTGTGTTGAGCCTGGAGCAGTCATATGCAAATGCTGGCCTGGGAGGCATGGCCAGTGTTTTTGGCCTGCTAGAGATAGCACATACTCACTATTACAACAAAG aaccagaaaagagaaaacgAAGTCCAACGGATGGATCTATCACTCCAGTTGGCAAGGATCCTGCATCATCCCCAAGAGTGGAGCCAAAACCTGCGATGCAGCTGCCGGTACCTCAGCTAATGTCAAAGGCACCGAGCCCTGCAGGCAAAGGGCCAAGGGAATTTGACACAAGGAGTCTAAAGGAAGAGAATTTTATTGCTTCCATTG gGCCAGAAGGTGTGAAACACTTTGATTTGGGAGAAACGGATgagaaaaaatcccaaatcagTGCAGACAGTGGCCTCAGTTTGGCCTCAGGTTCTCAG AAGAGTGATTTCGACTCTATTCCCAGTGGAGGACCAACAGTTATGGTCCGAAGTACAAGCCAGGATTCTGAAGTTAGCACAGTG GTTAGTAACAGTTCTGGAGAGACATTAGGAGCAGACAGTGACTTGAGTAGCAATGCTGGTGATGGCCTGAGTGTGGAAAATGGTGGCAATTTGACAGGATCCAGAGGCACTGTGTCAGACAGTGAAATTGAGACAAACTCTGCTACTAGCTCTATCTTT GCGAAGTCTCACAACCTGAAGCAGAGTGTGAAGGATAGCAAAGGTGGTACTCCAGGAAGAGGTCCAGAGGATGGGAACCAACGTGTCTATCTCTATGAAGGACTTCTGg GCAAAGAGCGTTCAACCTTGTGGGACCAGATGCAGTTCTGGGAAGATGCATTTTTGGATGCTGTGATGTTAGAGAGAGAAGGAATGGGGATGGACCAGGGACCTCAGGAGATGATTGACAG GTACCTTTCCCTGGGAGAACATGATCGAAAGCGTTTGGAGGATGATGAAGACCGCTTGTTGGCTACACTGCTGCATAATATGATTGCTTATATGCTTATGATAAAG GTGAACAAGAATGATATTAGGAAAAAGGTGCGTCGTCTAATGGGAAAATCACATATTGGATTGGTACACAGCCAGCAGATAAATGATATTCTAGACAAACTTGCCAATCTG aatgGACGGGACCTCCCTGTGAGACCCAGTGGCAGCCGTCACATCAAGAAGCAGACTTTTGTAGTACATGCGGGGACAGACACAACAGGAGACATATTTTTCATGGAG GTATGTGATGATTGCATTGTGCTGAGAAGCAACATTGGAACTGTGTATGAACGTTGGTGGTATGAGAAGCTCATCAACATGACTTACTGCCCCAAAACAAAAGTGCTGTGCCTCTGGCGGAGGAATGGTCAGGAGACACAACTGAACAAGTTCTACACAAAGAAG
- the MADD gene encoding MAP kinase-activating death domain protein isoform X7 has product MVQKKKICPRLLDYLVIIGARQPSSDSVAQTPELLRRYPLEDHVDFPLPPDVVFFCQPEGCLSVRQKRMSFRDDTSFVFTLTDKDTGVIRYGICVNFYRSFQKRVPKEKGESTGAHRAREGQKIPKSGDASAPQEEVGTESSEGGSSLQAPSTESTPDVTRSPRSKRLAKGSHRSRNSTLTSLCILSHYPFFSTFRECLYTLKRLVDCCSERLLGKKLGIPRGVQRDTTWRIFTGSLLVEEKSSALLHDLREIEAWIYRLLRSPMPVAGQKRVDVEVLPHELQPALTFALPDPSRFTLVDFPLHLPLELLGVDACLQVLTCILLEHKVVLQSRDYNALSMSVMAFVAMIYPLEYMFPVIPLLPTCMASAEQLLLAPTPYIIGVPASFFLYKLDFKMPDDVWLIDLDTNRVIVPTNAESLPALPEPEASELKKHLKQCLVSMTAITQKQLLTPDNKALASMSLNTQPILNLEKFHEGQEVPLLLGRPQNDLQSTPSTEFNPLIYGNDVDSVDVATRVAMVRFFNSPNVLQGFQMHTRTLRLFPRPVVAFQANSFLASRPKQTPFADKLSRTQAVEYFGEWSLNPTNYAFQRIHNNMFDPALIGDKPKWYAHQLQPIHYRVYDSNSQLAEALNVPAEKETDSDPTDDSGSDSVDYDDSSSSYSSLGDFVSEMMKCDINGDTPNVDPLTHAALGDASEVEFDDFQEYSGDLDEQAMDSENSQENNQPRSSSSTTASSSPSTVIHGVNHESADSAEMEEKLVAGFSNHLPSLPLQPSFPKISLDRHESDSTAGSMSSSEGVVRKREYDNPYFEPQYGFPTEDEDDEQEESYTPRFNQNLNGSRSQKLLRPNSLKLANDSDADSDSRASSPNSTVSNNSSEGFGGIMSFASSLYRNHSTSFSLSNLALPTKVGRDKNTPFPSLKVFGLNTIMEIITEAGPVSNEGNRRALVDQKSSVIKHSPTVKRESPSPQGRTSNSSENQQFLKEVVHNVLDGQGVGWLNMKRVRRLLESEQLRVFVLSKLNRTIQSEEDARQDVIQDVEISRKVYKGMLDLLKCTVLSLEQSYANAGLGGMASVFGLLEIAHTHYYNKEPEKRKRSPTDGSITPVGKDPASSPRVEPKPAMQLPVPQLMSKAPSPAGKGPREFDTRSLKEENFIASIGPEGVKHFDLGETDEKKSQISADSGLSLASGSQKSDFDSIPSGGPTVMVRSTSQDSEVSTVVSNSSGETLGADSDLSSNAGDGLSVENGGNLTGSRGTVSDSEIETNSATSSIFAKSHNLKQSVKDSKGGTPGRGPEDGNQRVYLYEGLLGKERSTLWDQMQFWEDAFLDAVMLEREGMGMDQGPQEMIDRYLSLGEHDRKRLEDDEDRLLATLLHNMIAYMLMIKVNKNDIRKKVRRLMGKSHIGLVHSQQINDILDKLANLNGRDLPVRPSGSRHIKKQTFVVHAGTDTTGDIFFMEVCDDCIVLRSNIGTVYERWWYEKLINMTYCPKTKVLCLWRRNGQETQLNKFYTKKCRELYYCVKDSMERAAARQQSIKPGPELGGEFPVQDMKTGEGGLLQVTLEGINLKFMHSQVFIELNHIKKCNTVRGVFVLEEFVPETKEVVSHKYKTPMAHEICYSVLCLFSYVAAIRGKEAENKSKPPRPVSS; this is encoded by the exons ATggtgcagaaaaagaaaatctgcccTCGGTTACTCGACTATCTTGTGATCATTGGAGCCAG gCAGCCGAGTAGTGATAGTGTTGCTCAGACTCCTGAACTGCTGCGACGTTACCCTCTGGAAGACCATGTGGACTTTCCTCTACCACCTGATGTTGTATTCTTCTGCCAGCCTGAAGGATGCCTGAGTGTGCGGCAAAAACGCATGAGCTTCCGTGATGACACTTCCTTTGTCTTCACACTCACAGACAAGGATACAGGTGTCATTCGCTATGGAATCTGTGTCAACTTCTACCGCTCCTTCCAGAAGCGAGTACccaaggagaagggagaaagcacAGGGGCGCATCGAGCTCGGGAGGGAcagaaaatccccaaatccGGGGATGCATCTGCACCCCAAGAGGAAGTGGGCACTGAGAGTTCGGAGGGTGGTTCTTCACTGCAGGCTCCAAGTACAGAGTCTACCCCAGATGTGACTCGATCACCACGCAGTAAGCGGCTGGCCAAAGGCAGCCATCGCTCTCGGAACAGCACTCTGACTTCTCTGTGCATCCTTAGTCATTATCCCTTCTTTTCCACCTTTCGTGAGTGTCTGTACACCCTCAAGAGACTTGTGGACTGCTGTAGTGAGAGATTGTTGGGCAAGAAGTTGGGGATTCCTCGTGGGGTGCAGAG GGATACAACGTGGCGGATTTTCACAGGCTCCCTCCTGGTGGAAGAAAAGTCGAGTGCATTGCTACACGACTTGCGGGAGATTGAGGCCTGGATATACCGGCTGCTCCGTTCACCGATGCCTGTTGCTGGTCAGAAGCGGGTGGATGTGGAAGTCTTGCCACATGAGTTGCAGCCAGCTTTGACCTTTGCTCTTCCTGATCCATCCCGCTTCACCTTGGTGGATTTTCCATTACATCTGCCTTTGGAGTTGTTGGGAGTGGATGCCTGCCTGCAGGTGCTGACCTGCATCCTTCTCGAGCACAAG GTTGTATTGCAGTCCCGAGATTATAATGCACTCTCAATGTCTGTGATGGCCTTTGTGGCTATGATCTACCCATTAGAGTACATGTTCCCAGTGATCCCTCTGCTTCCCACCTGCATGGCCTCTGCAGAACAG TTGCTTCTAGCCCCTACACCTTATATCATTGGTGTTCCAGCAAGTTTCTTCCTTTACaaactggattttaaaatgCCTGATGATGTATGGCTTATTGACCTGGATACCAATAGG GTGATTGTTCCCACAAATGCAGAATCTTTGCCAGCACTGCCAGAACCAGAAGCTTCAGAGCTGAAGAAGCATCTGAAACAG TGTCTGGTTAGCATGACTGCAATCACTCAGAAACAGCTGCTCACTCCTGACAACAAg GCACTGGCCAGCATGAGTCTGAATACTCAGCCCATTCTTAATCTAGAGAAGTTCCACGAGGGGCAGGAGGTGCCACTGCTACTGGGAAGACCGCAGAATGATTTGCAGTCTACTCCCTCCACAGAATTCAACCCTCTGATCTATGGGAATGATGTGGACTCTGTAGATGTGGCTACCAG ggTTGCTATGGTGAGATTCTTCAACTCACCAAACGTTTTGCAAGGTTTCCAGATGCATACTCGCACTCTTCGTCTCTTCCCGCGACCAGTGGTGGCCTTCCAGGCAAATTCTTTTCTTGCCTCTAGGCCAAAGCAGACACCTTTTGCAGATAAGCTTTCCAGGACACAGGCAGTAGAATACTTTGGAGAATGGTCACTCAACCCTACTAACTATGCTTTCCAAAGAATTCATAACA ACATGTTTGACCCAGCACTGATTGGTGACAAACCAAAGTGGTATGCTCACCAGCTGCAGCCCATCCACTATCGTGTCTATGACAGTAATTCACAGCTGGCTGAAGCACTGAATgtcccagcagagaaagaaacagattcTGATCCCACTGATGACAG TGGCAGTGACAGTGTCGACTATGATGACTCAAGTTCCTCCTACTCCTCCCTTGGTGACTTTGTCAGTGAGATGATGAAATGTGACATTAATGGCGATACCCCAA ATGTTGACCCCCTGACTCACGCAGCTCTTGGTGATGCTAGTGAAGTGGAATTTGATGATTTTCAAGAATACTCAGGGGATCTGGATGAACAGGCCATGGACAGTGAAAACTCCCAAGAGAACAACCAGCCTCGTTCAAGTTCCAGTACTACAGCCAGTAGCAGCCCCAGCACTGTCATCCATGGAGTGAATCAT GAGTCAGCAGATtcagcagaaatggaagagaagtTGGTTGCTGGATTTTCAAACCATCTCCCTTCCTTGCCACTACAACCAAGCTTTCCCAAGATAAGCTTGGACCGCCATGAGAGTGACAGCACAGCTGGCAGCATGAGCTCCTCAGAAGGGGTGGTGAGGAAGAGAGAGTATGATAATCCGTACTTTGAACCACAGTATGGTTTTCCTACGGAGGATGAAGATGATGAGCAGGAAGAGAGCTACACCCCAAGATTTAACCAGAATCTCAATGGAAGCAG gtCTCAGAAGTTACTCCGTCCAAACAGTTTAAAACTGGCCAATGATTCTGATGCAGACTCAGATTCCAGGGCCAGCTCCCCAAACTCTACTGTCTCCAACAACAGCAGTGAAGGTTTTGGGGGCATCATGTCTTTTGCAA GCAGCCTGTACAGAAACCACAGCACAAGCTTCAGTCTGTCCAACTTAGCCCTACCAACCAAAGTTGGGAGAGACAAGAATACTCCCTTTCCTAGCCTGAAAG TATTTGGGTTAAATACTATAATGGAGATTATTACTGAAGCTGGCCCAGTAAGCAATGAAG GAAACAGACGAGCCCTTGTGGATCAAAAGTCTTCAGTCATTAAGCACAGCCCGACAGTGAAGAGAGAATCTCCATCACCTCAGGGACGAACTAGCAATTCCAG TGAGAACCAGCAGTTCCTGAAGGAGGTGGTACACAATGTTCTCGATGGGCAAGGTGTTGGCTGGCTGAATATGAAAAGAGTCCGACGTCTGCTGGAGAGCGAGCAGCTCCGTGTCTTTGTACTAAGCAAGCTGAATCGCACAATCCAGTCAGAAGAAGATGCTCGGCAGGATGTCATACAGGATGTG GAGATCAGCCGCAAGGTTTATAAAGGCATGCTGGACTTGCTGAAGTGCACTGTGTTGAGCCTGGAGCAGTCATATGCAAATGCTGGCCTGGGAGGCATGGCCAGTGTTTTTGGCCTGCTAGAGATAGCACATACTCACTATTACAACAAAG aaccagaaaagagaaaacgAAGTCCAACGGATGGATCTATCACTCCAGTTGGCAAGGATCCTGCATCATCCCCAAGAGTGGAGCCAAAACCTGCGATGCAGCTGCCGGTACCTCAGCTAATGTCAAAGGCACCGAGCCCTGCAGGCAAAGGGCCAAGGGAATTTGACACAAGGAGTCTAAAGGAAGAGAATTTTATTGCTTCCATTG gGCCAGAAGGTGTGAAACACTTTGATTTGGGAGAAACGGATgagaaaaaatcccaaatcagTGCAGACAGTGGCCTCAGTTTGGCCTCAGGTTCTCAG AAGAGTGATTTCGACTCTATTCCCAGTGGAGGACCAACAGTTATGGTCCGAAGTACAAGCCAGGATTCTGAAGTTAGCACAGTG GTTAGTAACAGTTCTGGAGAGACATTAGGAGCAGACAGTGACTTGAGTAGCAATGCTGGTGATGGCCTGAGTGTGGAAAATGGTGGCAATTTGACAGGATCCAGAGGCACTGTGTCAGACAGTGAAATTGAGACAAACTCTGCTACTAGCTCTATCTTT GCGAAGTCTCACAACCTGAAGCAGAGTGTGAAGGATAGCAAAGGTGGTACTCCAGGAAGAGGTCCAGAGGATGGGAACCAACGTGTCTATCTCTATGAAGGACTTCTGg GCAAAGAGCGTTCAACCTTGTGGGACCAGATGCAGTTCTGGGAAGATGCATTTTTGGATGCTGTGATGTTAGAGAGAGAAGGAATGGGGATGGACCAGGGACCTCAGGAGATGATTGACAG GTACCTTTCCCTGGGAGAACATGATCGAAAGCGTTTGGAGGATGATGAAGACCGCTTGTTGGCTACACTGCTGCATAATATGATTGCTTATATGCTTATGATAAAG GTGAACAAGAATGATATTAGGAAAAAGGTGCGTCGTCTAATGGGAAAATCACATATTGGATTGGTACACAGCCAGCAGATAAATGATATTCTAGACAAACTTGCCAATCTG aatgGACGGGACCTCCCTGTGAGACCCAGTGGCAGCCGTCACATCAAGAAGCAGACTTTTGTAGTACATGCGGGGACAGACACAACAGGAGACATATTTTTCATGGAG GTATGTGATGATTGCATTGTGCTGAGAAGCAACATTGGAACTGTGTATGAACGTTGGTGGTATGAGAAGCTCATCAACATGACTTACTGCCCCAAAACAAAAGTGCTGTGCCTCTGGCGGAGGAATGGTCAGGAGACACAACTGAACAAGTTCTACACAAAGAAG